A genomic stretch from Anaerococcus mediterraneensis includes:
- a CDS encoding ComF family protein, translated as MLIDFLFLDKDTCYGCQEEHIYKYMLCKACYDKLDYVDNSFKIQGYDAYAIYFYDGLIKKLIGDYKFERKTAFAHIFAPMIYEYGIKKDLFDVDYILPSPSSKARLLDRGFDHIKMICDEFIEKINPVYLVEFEKIKKTKAQHDLDKKERSTNLKDAFVCNKDLTGKSVLIMDDLITTGNTVKEIIRELEKSHVGDIKILALASEKRVL; from the coding sequence TTGCTGATTGATTTTTTGTTTTTGGATAAAGATACTTGCTATGGATGCCAGGAAGAACATATTTATAAATATATGCTCTGCAAGGCCTGCTATGACAAGCTAGACTATGTAGACAATAGCTTTAAGATACAAGGCTATGATGCCTATGCCATATATTTTTATGATGGACTTATAAAAAAATTGATAGGGGACTATAAATTTGAGAGAAAAACTGCCTTCGCTCATATTTTCGCCCCTATGATTTATGAATATGGTATAAAAAAAGACCTTTTTGATGTTGACTATATTCTCCCATCACCATCTTCTAAAGCAAGGCTTCTGGATAGGGGATTTGACCATATAAAAATGATCTGTGATGAGTTTATAGAAAAAATAAATCCAGTATATCTTGTAGAATTTGAAAAAATCAAAAAGACCAAGGCCCAGCACGACCTAGATAAAAAAGAAAGATCTACTAACCTAAAAGATGCCTTCGTTTGCAATAAAGACCTGACTGGTAAATCTGTTCTAATTATGGACGACCTCATAACAACAGGCAACACAGTAAAAGAAATAATAAGGGAATTAGAAAAATCCCATGTAGGTGACATAAAAATCCTAGCCCTGGCATCTGAAAAGAGGGTTTTGTAG
- the murA gene encoding UDP-N-acetylglucosamine 1-carboxyvinyltransferase translates to MDKKEILLINSNGPLKGEVNISGAKNSALPILAACVLGTEEIILDGVPELKDVEIMIAVLRHLGSKIEYIDDNTLSIDSSGINTCETPYELMDKMRASFVVMGPLLSRFHSAYTKAPGGCNIGSRPVDLHLKGFEALGAVNKINDDEIAIEAKDGLVGTEIYIDFPSVGATQNIMMAATLAKGKTILENAAKEPEIVDLASFLSKMGANIKGAGTSTIIIEGVEKLTGTRHTIIPDRIEAATYMTAAAMTRGEVLINNVIGSHIRPVIAKLVEMGVEVEEIEDEDKIIVRAVNDLKATNIQTLPYPGFPTDAQAQFMALMTVCQGESRIQETVFENRFMHVKELQKMGAVIATSGNRATIAGVKNLHGADVKATDLRAGAALVMAGLVAEGTTRVFDIYHIDRGYSNLVEKLSGLGADIKRVTVDK, encoded by the coding sequence ATGGATAAAAAAGAAATTTTACTTATAAACTCAAATGGTCCTCTAAAAGGTGAGGTCAATATTTCAGGAGCTAAAAACTCAGCCTTGCCAATACTTGCCGCTTGCGTTTTGGGTACAGAAGAGATTATCCTAGATGGAGTTCCAGAATTAAAAGATGTTGAGATAATGATAGCAGTTCTTAGACACCTAGGAAGTAAGATCGAATATATAGATGATAATACTCTAAGTATAGATTCGTCTGGGATAAATACTTGCGAGACTCCTTATGAACTTATGGATAAAATGAGAGCATCTTTTGTTGTTATGGGTCCACTTTTATCAAGATTTCATTCTGCCTATACAAAGGCTCCAGGTGGTTGCAATATAGGTTCTAGACCAGTAGACCTCCACCTAAAAGGTTTCGAAGCCCTAGGTGCAGTAAATAAAATTAATGATGATGAGATAGCCATAGAAGCTAAAGATGGGTTAGTAGGTACTGAAATATATATAGATTTCCCATCAGTAGGAGCTACACAAAATATTATGATGGCAGCAACCCTAGCTAAAGGAAAGACTATTCTAGAAAATGCTGCAAAAGAACCAGAAATTGTAGATTTGGCTTCATTTTTATCAAAAATGGGTGCTAATATAAAAGGAGCAGGTACATCCACAATTATAATAGAGGGTGTAGAAAAACTTACTGGTACTAGACACACCATTATCCCTGATAGGATAGAGGCAGCAACATATATGACCGCAGCAGCAATGACTAGGGGCGAGGTCTTGATAAACAATGTTATCGGTTCTCATATAAGACCAGTTATAGCAAAACTTGTAGAGATGGGGGTAGAGGTCGAGGAAATAGAGGATGAAGATAAAATTATCGTCAGAGCAGTTAATGACCTCAAGGCGACTAATATACAAACTCTTCCATATCCAGGATTCCCAACTGATGCCCAGGCCCAATTTATGGCCCTTATGACAGTTTGCCAAGGTGAAAGCAGGATCCAAGAAACTGTTTTTGAAAATAGGTTTATGCATGTCAAAGAACTACAAAAAATGGGAGCTGTAATTGCAACATCAGGCAATAGGGCGACCATTGCAGGAGTTAAAAATCTCCATGGTGCAGATGTCAAGGCGACAGACCTAAGGGCAGGTGCTGCTCTTGTAATGGCGGGTCTTGTAGCAGAAGGTACAACTAGGGTTTTTGATATCTACCACATAGATAGGGGATATTCAAACCTTGTTGAAAAACTTAGCGGACTAGGCGCTGATATAAAGAGAGTAACGGTAGATAAATAA
- the upp gene encoding uracil phosphoribosyltransferase: protein MENVKVLDHPVIKHKISILRDVNTGSNEFRSLVTEIAMMLAYEATTDLELEEYEVETPVAKTIGYRLTGKKIGIVPILRAGLGMVDGVLEVLPAAKIGHIGMYRNEETLMPVEYYCKLPSDVENRDILVIDPMLATGGSACDAIEKLKEYGCKSIKLLSIIAAPEAFEKLNKEHPDVKIYIAQLDEKLNENGYIVPGLGDAGDRLFGTK from the coding sequence ATGGAAAATGTAAAAGTATTAGACCATCCGGTAATAAAGCACAAAATTTCTATTTTGAGAGATGTAAACACAGGATCTAATGAGTTTAGATCTCTTGTTACAGAGATAGCGATGATGTTAGCTTATGAGGCTACAACAGATTTAGAGCTTGAGGAGTATGAAGTAGAGACTCCTGTAGCTAAAACAATTGGTTACAGACTTACAGGCAAAAAAATTGGTATAGTTCCAATCCTAAGAGCAGGATTGGGCATGGTTGACGGTGTTCTAGAAGTTTTACCAGCAGCTAAAATAGGCCACATAGGCATGTATAGAAACGAAGAAACATTGATGCCAGTAGAATACTATTGCAAACTTCCTAGTGATGTAGAAAATAGAGATATATTAGTAATAGATCCAATGCTTGCAACAGGTGGATCAGCTTGTGATGCTATAGAAAAACTGAAAGAATATGGATGCAAATCTATCAAACTTCTAAGCATTATAGCAGCTCCAGAGGCTTTTGAAAAATTGAATAAAGAACACCCTGATGTAAAAATATATATAGCACAATTAGATGAAAAACTTAATGAAAACGGGTATATCGTCCCTGGCTTAGGTGATGCTGGCGATAGGTTGTTTGGTACAAAGTAA
- a CDS encoding ATP-dependent RecD-like DNA helicase, producing the protein MKIEGIVSKIRYRNEENGYCVMTLRTSDSDISIVGTMPFFDEGDRVEVQGDFTYHDKYGEQINVQKIRLKKPSDKDSIIKYLSSGNIRGVGKKTAEAIYDRFGNESLDIIYKNPEKLLEIEGIGKKKLEDIKKSADETRDSRKSIEFLQGLKISYNMAIKIYNKYGEDTIDIIKSNPYKLIEDIKGIGFNLADSFARNMEMEINSSFRISAGLNYTIDNEADFSGHTSLEKNQLIDMTSRLLKVEKNLVENQIEEDLIKGKLELVMIGDRQYVYSKSLYKAEKSVAMALAKKIKSPYRFDVEIDEDLDAYSDEQVEAIKKAFETMFLVITGGPGTGKTTIINAITTILDDNDLSYALAAPTGRAAKRIQESTGSEAYTIHRLVGIRPDMPIAEYNEENPIEKDYIIVDEVSMVDIYLMKNLLDAIGENTCLILVGDKDQLPSVGPGNVLADILDSNADQVKLLKIFRQAGQSNIIVNAHRINDGTYPILNQPNKDFFFIGSNPRSFDKDLLDLIKMRLPNFYKLDPVKDIQVLALSRKTSWGVDRINESVQKAVNHEKAFLKINNKTFKLGDKVMQVRNNYDLKAENLVANDDGVYNGDIGIIINIDSDEESLKVEFDDGKIIKYKKEDIKDLDLSYAITVHKSQGSEFKCVLIPMMQVAPMLLTRNLLYTAVTRAKSLVILLGDKSIIKKMVDNNFSNRRNTNLSYWIREMENILAD; encoded by the coding sequence ATGAAAATAGAAGGCATAGTTTCCAAGATACGATATAGAAATGAAGAAAATGGTTATTGTGTAATGACCCTTAGGACCTCTGATTCTGATATTAGTATCGTTGGTACTATGCCTTTTTTTGATGAAGGTGACAGGGTTGAGGTCCAGGGAGATTTTACCTACCATGATAAATACGGTGAGCAGATAAATGTCCAAAAAATAAGGTTAAAAAAACCGTCGGATAAGGACTCTATTATAAAATACCTTTCTAGTGGCAATATCAGAGGGGTTGGCAAAAAAACTGCAGAGGCAATTTATGATAGGTTTGGCAATGAATCATTAGATATAATCTATAAAAATCCAGAAAAGCTCCTAGAAATAGAGGGAATAGGAAAGAAGAAATTAGAAGATATAAAAAAATCAGCAGATGAAACCAGGGATTCTAGAAAATCTATAGAATTTCTGCAGGGTCTAAAAATATCTTATAATATGGCTATAAAAATTTATAATAAGTATGGCGAAGACACTATAGATATCATAAAATCAAACCCTTATAAGCTTATTGAGGATATAAAGGGCATAGGTTTTAACCTTGCAGATAGTTTTGCTAGAAACATGGAAATGGAGATCAATTCATCCTTTAGGATATCAGCAGGTCTAAACTACACAATAGACAATGAAGCAGATTTTAGCGGTCATACCAGTTTAGAAAAAAATCAGTTGATAGATATGACATCTAGACTCCTAAAAGTAGAAAAAAACCTGGTTGAAAATCAAATAGAAGAAGATCTAATTAAAGGCAAATTAGAACTAGTCATGATAGGTGATAGGCAATATGTCTACTCCAAATCCCTCTATAAAGCAGAAAAATCTGTTGCCATGGCCTTGGCTAAAAAAATCAAATCACCATACAGGTTTGATGTAGAAATAGATGAGGATTTGGACGCTTATTCTGATGAACAGGTGGAGGCTATAAAAAAAGCCTTTGAAACCATGTTTCTAGTCATAACTGGTGGACCAGGTACAGGAAAGACTACCATTATAAATGCCATAACTACAATCCTAGATGATAATGACCTATCCTACGCCCTAGCAGCACCTACAGGTAGGGCTGCAAAAAGAATCCAAGAATCCACAGGTAGTGAAGCCTATACAATCCATAGGCTAGTAGGTATAAGACCGGATATGCCTATTGCAGAATATAACGAAGAAAATCCTATAGAAAAAGATTATATAATAGTTGATGAGGTATCAATGGTTGATATCTATTTGATGAAAAATTTATTAGATGCCATCGGAGAAAACACTTGTTTAATTTTAGTAGGAGATAAGGACCAATTGCCTTCAGTAGGTCCTGGAAATGTCCTAGCAGATATATTAGATTCTAATGCTGACCAGGTAAAACTATTAAAAATCTTTCGTCAGGCTGGGCAATCTAATATAATAGTCAATGCTCATAGGATAAATGATGGAACATACCCTATTTTAAACCAACCCAATAAAGATTTTTTCTTTATAGGTTCAAATCCAAGGTCTTTTGACAAGGATTTACTTGACCTAATAAAAATGAGGCTTCCAAACTTTTATAAACTAGATCCTGTCAAAGACATCCAAGTTCTAGCCTTGTCCAGAAAAACTAGCTGGGGAGTAGATAGGATAAATGAGTCAGTCCAAAAGGCCGTTAATCACGAAAAAGCCTTTTTAAAGATCAATAATAAAACTTTTAAACTAGGTGATAAGGTCATGCAAGTAAGAAATAACTATGACCTAAAGGCAGAAAACCTAGTTGCCAATGATGATGGGGTCTACAATGGAGATATAGGTATTATAATAAATATAGATAGTGATGAAGAAAGTCTGAAAGTAGAATTTGATGATGGAAAAATTATAAAATACAAAAAAGAAGATATAAAAGACTTGGACCTATCATATGCGATAACAGTCCATAAATCTCAAGGTTCTGAGTTTAAATGTGTACTTATTCCTATGATGCAGGTAGCACCGATGCTTCTAACTAGAAATCTCCTCTACACTGCTGTGACCAGGGCCAAATCCTTGGTTATATTGTTGGGAGATAAGTCTATAATAAAGAAAATGGTTGATAACAATTTTTCCAACAGGAGAAATACAAATTTATCCTATTGGATAAGGGAAATGGAGAATATCCTTGCTGATTGA